The following nucleotide sequence is from Acyrthosiphon pisum isolate AL4f chromosome A2, pea_aphid_22Mar2018_4r6ur, whole genome shotgun sequence.
TTGGACTGCTACATATCGTCATGACAGTGATATCGTAACGCCTTACCAACGATGGGCTTATTACGATCCGTCAGTGACTCAGGTTGAACAATTTAATCGAAATTATGCACTAAATAAAACGAAACAAGTGGCGATGATTGTTTCAGATTGCAACACTGATAATGACAGGGAACTATTATATGCTAGAGAgttgaacaaatataatatatctgtagaTGTGTATGGTGActgtgatgaattaaaaaaaatcgaatctgATAAATTTCTACGAATGCTGGACCAGGACTACAAATTTTATTTGGCTTTCGAGAATTCAAATTGTATCGATTACGTGACTGAAAAGTTTTTTGTCAACGGACTTcagtaaatatgaataaatatatctaatacatattttttttttgtaacgagaaagtaatgcgttacttttctatttgaaaagtaaagtaatttcactacaattttatttgagtaacgagtaaagtaacgtaattactttttaaaagtaacttacccaacactgcataattacatatatacaaatacaattattatttattatgtagctatataaaatattcattatcataatgtataacgTTCAGTACTATCGGTTTAACCGTTATTATACCAttggtatacctaaatattaaataatgtttttactgaTTGGTGATTACGTTTattatcaataggtacatttttaaatttaaataacatgaaCATATTTCGTACATTACTAACTACTGACCACGAATTACAATATACTGAAATACTGGATACCCGACAATACATGATATAAGGAGCTTATAAACTGACTTTCCAAAATTGTAGAGCCGTAAAGATATACTAGTGCTTTAAGggaattaataatttgtactaaTGGATTGACTATGaccgttttaaaatatatataatataaaaatataatgtaatgatttttttttaattatcattttaaaatttaaagcttTTAAGCATTAATATTCAAtacgtaattaatttaattcgaaGTATTTACAGAtttgatgttaaattattttgtaaaagttGCCACTAATATGACAACAAGCGCAAGATGTAGTTTGCAAGTTGTAACAGCTGTTCTGGCAAGTCAGTTTGGGTTCTAGAAGAATAGTTGTTTACATAGTTAGTTATTCGTTGGGTACCCtgcagtatattttaatttgtgctACTGACTACTGAGTATCTATTGGTATTTTATCTTTAAGTAAACGTTTCACATCACATAGGAATAACGTTCTACCGGTCGTGATGGGCGCTCGCCTTGAGGACTACAAGCGATTCGCACCCGACCGATCGTACGTGCACGTGGACGACTACGAATCGCCCGAACAGCTGGCCAATTACCTGCGGCAGTTGGACGCTGACGACGACCTGTACAATGAGTTCTTCCAGTGGAAGGGCTCCGGCGAGTTTATCGACACAAAATTCTTCTGCCGGCTGTGCGCGATGCTACATGACGAAGGCGCTCCGGCCAAGAGCTACCAGAACTTAGACCGCTGGTGGCGTGGACCGGGTGTGTGTGATGACCGTGGTCCTGAGATCCCGACACAATTGCCACCGCCGCCGGTAGCGGATAATTACAAAGAAGAACAATGACGGAAGCGGAAGTGCCTACGACGTCTATATACTCGTCTTTGTACAATGTACACATTCGTACCTacattaccataatataatattgtagtctgtcGATGTTCTGTAGACCTGCAACAGCATCGTCAATTCTAACAAATTAATTTCTCTGATCCCctacattcaaaatattacaattttttatgtaattaattgaattacAATATGCAATTAGCATGTATTTACTGGactattttcttaattttcagGCTTTTAGATTATGTGTAAAACTGAACCCAAAATCCGCACGTCATTTTACCACCCTGTATATCAGTTTAAACTCGAATTACTTAACCCATTGTGGGGCCTGTAGGGGAAATGTGCGATTACAGAAAATGGATTTACTAGGAAGGGGAATAATGTACGAATTTACCTGACGGGAAATTGTTGACGTACATGTCCCTGGCCCCACCCATctaacttttcaaaatttttttaaattgttggctTTTCGTGCAAATTacgaaaatattcattattcgtgCAAATGCTGaaaaataggtaagtacctaatctAAATATGCTGGTTGCATCTaggggcggctccagagacATGGTTAGGGGTGGGGgaagtcataattttcagataATTTcgatgaatttttttgaaattttgttttaacagtGTACAATTGTTTAGAAATTCAGCTTGGTGGGTGGCGGCCCCTAGGGTCCCCCCTAGAGCCACCCCTGGCTTGCACCGTGCTAattaattgcataaaaaaattgtaacattGAACATTCTCAAAATGTAGGAGTCAGGGAAACGTACGTCATAATTATTGCGTGTCTCTCGCAAGAACGATGCTTTATAATCATATAAGGGACGTTGGTGAAGTTTGAACTCCTACTTTGAACCAAACAATCTTTCTCTAATAGCGTCTAATCCCATTCTCATCCCCTCCTCTACCCACTCAACCTTTATAGTGTCTGCAGAAtccagatattattatagaattgtttacattattatttttacatttaaattagactttaagtaaaatcaaaagtttgaaaaacattgtattatacacttatacctatcCATATAGTCTCATATACTTATTACCTATGGACCAATGAACAGCCCTGCAGAGCTACAATCGTATATAATGTCTCGCTGATATAGTAACATACATAGACATATAGTCATAGACTTATGTAGACCGGCCACCGGCgcacaaattatatattcaatagacaataattatatattcatcaacattttacaTTGTAAATTTACACTTACTCAATAAAACTTTGTCCatttcgttattaaaataaaacattttacacaaaaattgttttaagaaaaatatctgTAAGAAAAACCTATTGCCATTTAAATTGAGCATGCGTGTATGTGTATCGAAAAGgttacaattttgaaatgtcCTCAAAATGTGTATTTCGTTTTGCCTACTTATTTTAACCTACCGAAATCTCCATTTTAATCTGAGGTTAGGTTAcacactacatattatattatattatttgcttacCATGTGTAGGTACATGTGTACATGTGTAGCCGtgtgtagccgtgtaggtaacaaagatataaaatatgtaactagTTATATATTTAGTGACGCAAATAGGTAGTAGGGGGCTTGGGGGGCTTGGACctctgaaaaaataataatataatatatattataattaaaaaaaaaaaaaagtttggggcttgagcccctccttaacatttttttctatttgcgccactgcaGGTTATAGTGTTAAtggattgtataatttaattatttacacaaaaataaaaaaaatatttatgaaatatacacataatattatacaatatgcaatATGTATAAATGCGTAATCGTAcaagctataaaatattattaaatctaaagaggatcataaatcatataatagttaaaaataatgcatatattttccaaaaaacgaAAATCACATGAATAATTCCTATACTACACAGTACACAGGTTAATGTAGCAACATagacataggcgcaaattgggggACTTAGGGGAaagctaagccccccccccaaaaaaaaaaatccaggaTATTCAAATGCTCCTTACTCTGCTcacctttaatatattcagccccccaagtcaaaagttgaaattgcgcctatgaacATAGACTTATAAGCTACCAGCTGTCTTCAATTCTAGGCGATCATATAACCATATAACTGAGAGAGAAAGAACATAAAGTAGTAAAGGAGCCCGCATAAAGTCCGCATAACgaactgtatacattttactactttattttttttctcgctcACTTTATACTCTGAATTCTGTCTAAGCGCTGTCCATAAGTTTGTAGGTCTATGGTTCAATGGTATCATATAAgcacagaataatatattacgtcaATTTCTGAATCTCCACCACAAATAGTGACCAAACGTCATGTCCTCCGggcagtcttgtaaaaaatactttgaaaaagtattaagatacaaatactagtattcgaataaaaaagtattaaaaatacttttaatatactattataaaaatgtattttacgaatacttacaaagtatttgaatacaaatacaagtatatttttaattttatgctatattatatatatgacatatgtatattgtacactagtataggtacctattatgttactacttatcatagattttaagttttaacaattaCTATTACTGCCCTCTTAAGTCAAAAGGCAGTAAGcgacaaaatttgaaaaattagtttattatgccaaaatattcgttatcttaaggcgaatttttttttttcttagcaaaaatatcgtaaatgcaatagattgtataataaacgTGGTTAAACATGATAACTGGACAATAATATAACCGTCTGactatttagatatatatatacatgttcacatatttcattctgcattcagatatattaaattttaacgaaaaaaaataaactaaagagtggtattaactattaatatggaactattttaaaattataagatttttaattttcttaaaaaattccaacatagaaaccatataaaatttgatgtggtattttttaaattttaaatattgttattacctacttttactatacaaaagcataatattagttttcaacgaaaacaatattatttttattgttgtacattttttgtgaaaaataataaatttaaattattaaaacgaacgttatggtattttaatacaagtatttaaattttgttaaaaattcttttaaaaagtattcaaaatacttaaaaaatacattaaaaaaattgtatttagaataccatataaatacttaaatacctaattgtattcgaatactttacaagactgcctcCGGGCTCTGACTTCCACATAATTaagaattactaaaaaaaaaaagtaaaattataggtatatggtaatcgataatcattaatcatagataatattaaatattattattatttttattatttatcacgatttaagatatagcACGGCCTTAGAAGATATCTTCTAAGACCACGGACTAACTTAGTCCGTGTCTAAGACCGTGGATATAGTATCTTTATAGTATCTATCTAcggtactatcttaaatcgtgttatTTATGGATGGTAAATGGTAATCGCAAAGAGTTAGGGCCAGTAAATGTTGTACATGGTTGTACAGTCTGTGATTAAAGTTAATCACAGTTTAACCGGCCGAATTTgaccggttaaatatctgttatcagctgattaagcatAATCGGAGTTTAATCACAGActgtacaactggcccttagaGTGTGACCAcggaccacgattaaagatgtAAGTGTGACCAACAATAGTTGAACAAACATTTGACGCATAATTGATAATAGTTttcgaaagaaaaataaacattaaacacagaGATAATAGCCGCGGTTTGGTTTGAACGCAAAATAATAagtcatgtaatataatattactataaagttttatttcaCAGTGGATTTCAACTAGTTACTGGTTTTAACTAGTAtctagttaataggtctatgatttttactaatagtaaaaagtgacctataattttaaatattattgaaattgacTATTTGAATTAAGTTTTGACTtaacttaaattgttattattactgttaattaTCAAGTCTTAAGGTACGTTTGTGAActctaatattttgtaacttgtaaatatCATCAGCAaccataaatacatttattattaaactaacataattttagtaattagaatttaaaaattaatcgatTTACTCCAAACTgcttagattaatttaaaatggaaCATAGATTTTCTACACATGAAACTATTGGTGCCAAAGCATGTCCTGTTtacattaaattgaaatttcaaCAAGTTAAGAGAAGACAAGAAACTTTAGAAATACAAAAAcagtaagttaaaaatttaatttctactaGTTACAGATATCATAGTATAAGTGATAGTAGCGTTagataataaagtaataaatagggataaagtaatttaatgtaAGGCTTGTACAATCATTTACCTCAAATGCAGCATACTGCTCACATGCAACTTGTatagtatgaaatatgaatactaataaataattattgatttcataAACGTGCGCACAGGGGGGGGCCAGGTGAGTCGTGGCCCACCCTGCGAGACGTTCCGAAACTTGTATACATGGTAATACATGATCTAAACattacgatttttaatttttttaaatcataaaacattgAATAGCTTagtgaaaaataacattgatatttaatgataataaataataataaattaaatgtctttaaaaataaaattgataacataataCCATTACAGATTgccaaattgtatttatttaaaatttaaaatggttttgacaattaaaatatttcttatttaatttttaaaaaatattatctgttttTTGTCATATGAATGATTTGTGTCTTAAATAATGAGTGATTATGAGTAGGTAAATTAAagtatgtaacattttaattgtttcttcTATCAGATTTCATGTTTCTTAATCTTTATTTACTTGGCCCACCCTGCCACAAATGTCTGAAGTTAAAGatcaattaatattcataaaaaatttattttattttattagttacatttataataatataatataaactgtaaaacaaaaacaaagaataaaatattacattcagCCATACaggttcatataatataagttggATATGGTTATACATGACGTATTGCATACATGAAAGTTAAATATAGAAAGTATTAGAAATACTCgacttatagtaataataattacaataataatagtgatagacgagactatataggtattccaattcacatattgttattttatccaCCATTAATCAATTATCTGTTTCATTtgggttttaaaatttaattgattaatgtatatttatttgttcatacataaaatatcaatatgttaATAGTTAACTATTCGTTATAGTTAAGAAATAGTTAAGTATCCGTTTTCctaactactattataatagtaccaaATGGCAAATACTATAAATCATTTCTATCAacgtagtatattttaatattggcaTTTAAtatccaaattaatattatattattatatctcaa
It contains:
- the LOC100167629 gene encoding glycoprotein 3-alpha-L-fucosyltransferase A-like, with protein sequence MTNRQLRCLLILVLSVSVLYSIYTAYWLIKTKYNLEKLERPDKYNEPKVNISGNFNQQSHPYFLEPIVTVTPYNKEMEWNEIANPPLPWYFKDGTIRPTKARLFPLRSWLKLSQVWPKEQIDSDRVEEQLMFVPPHYDHTNAPIKSILLYNNINEWMVDSGQNEFISKDCPVNRCTITTDKSKISNIDSILFRNEFSNPGHIKTGKQIWILFIIESAYYTDLNVNHDLINWTATYRHDSDIVTPYQRWAYYDPSVTQVEQFNRNYALNKTKQVAMIVSDCNTDNDRELLYARELNKYNISVDVYGDCDELKKIESDKFLRMLDQDYKFYLAFENSNCIDYVTEKFFVNGLQNNVLPVVMGARLEDYKRFAPDRSYVHVDDYESPEQLANYLRQLDADDDLYNEFFQWKGSGEFIDTKFFCRLCAMLHDEGAPAKSYQNLDRWWRGPGVCDDRGPEIPTQLPPPPVADNYKEEQ